In a single window of the Xylanimonas protaetiae genome:
- a CDS encoding peptidoglycan DD-metalloendopeptidase family protein, with amino-acid sequence MARGFEPPEHAWKAGHRGVDLWSARGAVVVAPGAGVVTFAGSVAGKPVVVVTHPDGLRSSLEPVQGTVPRGTAVRAGDPVGVLAAAPGDDANPDHCAALAPPTGADACVHWGVRRGETYLDPLSLLGVAPPIVLLPPS; translated from the coding sequence GTGGCGCGGGGGTTCGAGCCGCCCGAGCACGCGTGGAAAGCAGGGCACCGCGGTGTCGACCTGTGGTCGGCGCGCGGGGCCGTCGTCGTCGCGCCCGGGGCGGGCGTCGTGACTTTCGCGGGGTCGGTCGCGGGCAAGCCGGTCGTCGTCGTGACGCACCCGGACGGGCTGCGGTCGTCGCTGGAACCCGTGCAGGGCACGGTTCCGCGGGGCACGGCGGTGCGTGCCGGGGACCCGGTGGGCGTGCTCGCGGCGGCGCCCGGCGACGACGCCAACCCGGACCACTGCGCGGCCCTCGCACCGCCTACCGGCGCCGACGCGTGCGTGCACTGGGGCGTCCGACGCGGCGAGACGTATCTGGACCCGCTCTCGCTGCTCGGGGTCGCGCCGCCGATCGTGCTGCTGCCGCCGTCCTGA